The Setaria viridis chromosome 9, Setaria_viridis_v4.0, whole genome shotgun sequence sequence TTGGGCCTCTTTTCTTCTCTGACCCTTTGCTATGGAGTGTTAAGAAGGAGAACCATAGTGCCAGTTTGTTACGCAAATATCTGTCAAGTCCACTCTCATATTTAAACTCAAAATGTAATCAATTTACTACTTCAGTTCTTCTCATCTTTTTTATTGAGCTCATTCGACGCTAGGATATATTTAACTTTCAAGCGACCAAAAATTGGGGAGAAAAATTACAGATGCGAAAAGGAGCCTAATGTAGCATGCACTTGAAATGTGATAGCTAATGTCAAACCGTACCCCCAAGTGCCCATATGGTAAAAGAAATGACAAACTTTCAGATGGTGCAAGACAACACGATGACCCGGCGCCACCATCAGCATCGGTATACAACTGACAATTTTGAGTCAAAAAGTGATCCAAAATTTTTCCTTTTGAACAGTGAATTGAACAATCCGAGGTCCGAGCCTGTTTAAACGAAGCTAAAGTCCAAAAATCAACTCGGGCCTCGGGGCTGGCCTGCCGTGTCAGACAGACCACGTGTCGATCCACCATTCCTCCTAcactactctctctctctcactctctctttctctctcttattTCTCTTCCCGCCGTCATCAATCAACCActccgccgcctcttccccctCTCCCCTACTCAGTGATTCCGCCTCCAGAACCTTCCACCCCACCTCGCTAAACCCTAGCCCCCGttccctccggcgccgccgccgccgccggaccatgGACTCGCTGAACCTGCCGCTGCCGAGCTTCTTGGCGATCCTCCTCCACACCGGTGAGCTACCGCGCCCCCGTCCTTCCTCCCGTCCCCCTCAAATCCCTCTGGTCCGACCTCACGCGCTCCGCTCCGCTTTTCTTCTGCGCAGATGATCAGGACCAGTGGCCTCCGGAGGCGACCCTCCTCGTCGCGGCCCACCACGGCAACGTCCGCCGCCTCAAGGGTACGCGCGCgcctctcctcttccttgttCGTCTTGTCGCGAGTTCGTTCGCGGCGGTCGATTTGGTTGGGGGTGTTTTCCCCTTCGCCTTGGCGTGGGGAAaaatgctcttttttttttgtgcgtaTGCGCGATCCTATCGCGCGTGCGGCCTCGAATTTGGTTGAGACGGGCGCTCGTGTCTCGGATTTGGGCGTTGTGCAGCGAGCCCAGCGAGTTCAGTGTATCGTACCAACGCTTTCTGCCACTATTTCCTCACTAAAATGCTGTTCCTGGTCGTTTCATGAAGAGATCGCGAAGCGCATGGACGTCAATGGGAAGGGGGTCAGTTCGATGCTGCGCCGCACAGCCTACGAGGGCATGAACGCTCTCCACGCTGCCGCCGGTGGGAAGGGCATGCTGCCAATCTGCCGGTATCTGGTCGAGGAAGTCAAGATGGACGTCAACAAGCGTGACACCTTTACAGGTACAAACCAGCTAGTCCACAAACAAGTGTAATAGGTTTGCTAAGTTTGCTGCATTCACCAATTCTGAGTTAGCTTTAATTCGACAAACTTGTGTTCTTTTGTTTGCAGGTAAGAAAATGACACCCCTGCAGCATGCAGTGTTCGGTGGGAACCTCCCTGTTGTGAGGTATCTTCTTGATCATGGTGCTGATCTCCATCAAGAAGGGGATCTAGAATGTCACGGCAAATTCACTGCTCTTCATACAGCTGCAGAGAAAGGTATAAACACCAAACAAACTTCACTCGTGTTTTCTTTCTTCTGGTACATATGTTGGCTTCCTGTTCAGTCTTTACTGTTATCTTGTTTCTCTCTTGTGGTGGATATACCGTGGAACATAGGGTATTCCTCTGGAGTGTCTTTAGTTGAATCTATACACGACTGCAGACGATGGCATCATATTCAACAATGAACTAAGCAAGCTTATACCAAAATACGATTTCTGCAACGTTGCTCTTGGGTACATTATGTAGCTCAAATTCTATAGTTGTCTTCTGTGACTATTGTTGTCATAAACCAAGCTATCCTAGTTTTATGATCTTCCCATGCTCAACTGCCGTGATTGTTATATTATCATTCAAGAAAAAAGTGTTTTTTTCACATTAATCTTTCTTTGCTCGCAAAGTACAATTCGACTTAAGATTCCTATGCTTATTGCATCTGGGATTCTGGCCATTAGTGTTGGTAGACCTTGTATTTATGATCAGTTTGTACCTTGCTGATGTTCTGCCAGGATATCGGTTTCATACCTTATTTTGATTTCTGCCAGTGAAACTAATAGATTGTCCAAAAATAATTGTTTCATGATGAACTTAGGATTGCTATTGGTTTTCCCTGTATGCTCTTCAGTGAATAGTAAAACAGTAAATTTATCAATTGTAGATGTTGACACTTGGTTGCTGAATTGGTTTCGTCATATATTTCTGCTTTATTATGACCTTAAGTTTTCGTGTATTTCTTCAGGACGGTGTGCAATAGCAAAATTTCTGCTTTCTAGGGGAGCTTACGTTGATGGCAAATCATGCCATGTGACTCCAGTACATCTTGCAGTTTTTGGAGGACATGATAGTACTCTGAAGATCTTGTTGGACCACAATGCAGATGTACTAGCTTTATCTTTTTGATCTGTTGGCTTACAATACGAGCTGTGTTCTCTATGCACCCTGAAAGCATGGGGGCTTGATATTTCGTACCTTTATTTCTACCTGCATGCTTGGTTCCCGGTAGCTGTTGATATGTGACACAGCTTGGGCATATGTGAGCGGTGACCCACACAGCAACAGCTGCTGAGAAATTAAAAAGAGCAGACATATTACCTGTACTTAAAAATAGGTTTCCTGATCTTTTCTATGCTGTTTAATTAcccctccttttttttcttatctagCCCAACAAGGGAGCAGACCTATCAACGCCTTTGGATATGGCACTACGCACTCCTTCCTTGTCTTGTTTGAAACTATTGATTCAGGTACAGTATTCTCAGCTTTGAGTCTTGTTTTACATTATGAACTGTCAATTTATATATGAAGGAAATGTCTCATTATTTTGTCTTCTATGCATAAACTGGTAGGCTGGAGCTGAAGTGAATGGCATTCGTAATCCTTTGGCAGCGGCTGCACAGGAAGGCTTAACTGAGGCTATTAAGTGCTTGTTGGAGGCTGGTGCGGACCCCAACACTCCTGACGTGGTGAGCCTTCCATCTTCTTTGTCACACCACGCTATCACTGAGAGCTGCTTAACTTGTAATAGTTCTCGTGATATAGGCCTGCCACTGGGAGGGTATGGGCAAACCCACTCTTATTCACACccaaatccaaataattattatccactcctTACCCTCCTCTGTGAGTAGATTAGATTGTGCGGAATACTTAGATGAATAGGAAAGACCCAGAGGGCAGTACATATAGGCGCCTCCCTGGCTAACTATGGAAGCCTAGAATCAGGGGAGGTGGCTATCTTGGGCAGCAATCCTGGGGATGCTACCGATCCTATCCGTCCAAGCCTGGCGTGACAGGCCACGCCAGACATACACACACATGTACATCATATATATCTAACATCCCCCCGCAGTCTGATCGTCAGCCGATCGAACGTTCAGACTGGTCCTAAACTCGGTAAAGACAGAAGAAGGCAGGCCCTTAGTGAAAATGTCGGCGTACTGCGAAGTCGTCGGAACATGGAGGATGCGGACATCACCAGTGGCAACGTGCTCCCGAACGAAGTGCAGATCGATCTCGATGTGCTTGGTTCGCTGATGCTGAACGGGGTTGGAGGACATGTATATGGCACTGATGTTGTCGCAGTAGACCAAGGCTGTGCGGCGCAGGGGGGCGAGTAGCTCCAGAAGTAGCTGTCGAAGCCAGGCGATCTCAGCAACAGCGTTGGCAACTGCTCGGTACTCAGCCTCGGCGCTGGACCGAGAGACTGCGGTCTGCCTCTTGGATGACCAGGAGACAAGGTTGTCGCCCAGGAAGACGGCGTAGCCTGAGGTGGACTTCCGGGTGTCGGGACAGCCGGCCCAGTCAGCGTCGGAGTAAACCACCAAGTCGGTCTGTGCACACGGGCGAAGCAGTAGTCCCAGGTGAAGGGTGCCACGGACATAGCGAAGGATGCGCTTCAGAGCAGCAAGATGCGGGTCCCTTGGGTCATGCATGTGAAGGCAGACCTGCTGGACGGCGTAGGCGATGTCTGGCCTAGTGAAGGTGAGATACTGCAGTGCACCGGCAAGACTCCTGTAGTCCGAGGCGACGTTGGCAGGAAGAGGATCCCCCTCAGAGCTGGGCAGCTTCGGGTTGGTGTCCACGGGCGTCGAGCATGGTTTGCAATCAGCCATGCCAGCACGGTCCAAAATTTCCAGCATGAACTGGTGCTGATCGAGGAGAAGACCGTCTCCAGATGGTTGTACACGCATGCCCAGGAAGTGGTGCAGAGTACCGAGATCCTTCATAGCGAACTCACGTTGCAAAGCATCAATGATCCGACGGAGGAGCTGCGACGAGGAGGCGGTCAAGACAATGTCATCGACGTAGAGGAGGAGATACACCGTGTCAGCACCCCGATGGAACACAAACAACGACGTGTCAGTTTTGGCTTCCACAAAGCCCAGCTGCTGCAGGTAGGTGGCAAACCTGCTGTACCACGCACGTGGCGCCTGCTTGAGACCGTAGAGAGAACGGTTCAGGCGGCAGACGTGGCCAGGAAGAGCAGGATCCTCAAAACTAGCGGGCTGTGCGCAGTATACCGTCTCGGACAGGGTCCCATGGAGGAAGGCGTTCTTGACGTCCAACTGATGGATCGGCCACCGTCGAGAGAGAGCCAGAGAGAGCACAGTGCGGACAGTTGCAGGCTTGACAACAGGACTGAAGGTCTCCGAGAAGTCAATCCCAGGTCGTTGTGTGAAACCTCGAAGAACCCATCGAGCCTTGTAACGCTCCAACGCACCATCGGCAGTGAATTTATGCCGGAAGACCCACTTGCCAGTGACGACATTTGCCCCAGCCGGTCGAGGCACGAGATCCCAAGTATGATTAGCCAAGAGAGCATCATATTCCTCCCTGCATGGCCTGGCGCCAGTGAGGATCTGTAAGGGCACTCCGATAAGTCCGTGGCACCGGAGAGAGTGTGGCGGAGTGGAACAAGGTTGGCTGGCGGAAGCCGAGCTTCCCACGAGTCATCATAGAGTGCTGATTTGCGACGGGCTGGACAGGGACAGCTCCTTTGGGCAGCACCGGAGCGGTCGGTGCCTGAGTGATGGGCTCAGGCGGCGGTCGGGGACGTCGGGAGTAGTAGCGAAGAGAAGGGCCAGCCGAGGCTGCGCCTGTGCTGGAAGCAGGCGTGGGTGCACCGGGTGCCCCT is a genomic window containing:
- the LOC117840320 gene encoding uncharacterized protein gives rise to the protein MDSLNLPLPSFLAILLHTDDQDQWPPEATLLVAAHHGNVRRLKEIAKRMDVNGKGVSSMLRRTAYEGMNALHAAAGGKGMLPICRYLVEEVKMDVNKRDTFTGKKMTPLQHAVFGGNLPVVRYLLDHGADLHQEGDLECHGKFTALHTAAEKGRCAIAKFLLSRGAYVDGKSCHVTPVHLAVFGGHDSTLKILLDHNADPNKGADLSTPLDMALRTPSLSCLKLLIQAGAEVNGIRNPLAAAAQEGLTEAIKCLLEAGADPNTPDVFGRIPIELAAVYGTSEDVEILFPFTSPIPTVTNWSVDGIINHMKLERKQLEDENFVEERKSELKKQGDDAFRKQDYINASAFYTQAMRVDRYDAGLFSNRSLCWLCIGDGRRALRDATWCNILRPKWVKAYFQKAQALMLLKDYEQACNTLAKGLELDPLNDEADKLYWEAMELKNGSTEAA